One Megasphaera elsdenii DSM 20460 genomic window carries:
- a CDS encoding conserved protein/domain typically associated with flavoprotein oxygenases, translated as MNTKDFQPEIFKLFDDQWGILTVGDKDAFNSMTISWGMLGTLWCMPHKGKNVCAVFVNPARYTYGFMEKSDYYTVSFFDNKK; from the coding sequence ATGAATACGAAAGATTTTCAGCCAGAGATTTTCAAACTCTTTGATGACCAGTGGGGCATCCTGACCGTCGGCGATAAAGACGCCTTCAATTCGATGACGATTAGCTGGGGTATGCTGGGAACACTCTGGTGTATGCCTCACAAGGGGAAGAATGTCTGCGCAGTATTTGTCAATCCGGCGCGTTATACGTATGGTTTCATGGAAAAGAGCGACTACTACACTGTCTCGTTCTTTGACAACAAGAAGTAG
- a CDS encoding cupin domain-containing protein: MSVFPEIIRHIPQRDYGIEGLTVRVDHTSTGTVYFVSAEKEVHFPEHAHAEQWTIVVSGKCLLTMDGATRTYQQGDTYVIPGNKKHQITLCAGYAEVDYVDDPCDGEA; this comes from the coding sequence ATGTCTGTTTTTCCAGAAATCATCCGCCATATTCCACAACGTGACTATGGTATAGAAGGGCTGACGGTTCGCGTGGACCATACGTCTACAGGCACGGTCTACTTCGTCAGTGCGGAAAAAGAAGTCCATTTCCCAGAGCATGCCCATGCGGAACAGTGGACAATTGTTGTCAGCGGTAAATGCCTGTTGACAATGGATGGCGCAACCAGGACGTATCAGCAGGGCGATACATACGTCATCCCAGGCAATAAGAAACATCAAATCACACTTTGCGCTGGCTATGCGGAAGTCGATTACGTCGACGATCCGTGTGACGGCGAAGCATAA